One part of the Arachidicoccus terrestris genome encodes these proteins:
- a CDS encoding OmpA family protein yields the protein MQIKKTLLLGMGALMALGGQAQQTADYSIPRVTPFSGVNDYRTWSIGVWGGLSAPATPFGNNDFKRMGFDQLGAIYGISLKKQIYHGFGLQADVMRGQVKGHNKAGQDNWLALHDGDPLTFTFVRNFKTSIDLAASVSGVFTLGTINWLNRQATVLPYISAGGGYMRFHTQVGNTDDESVGYINARGDFDESKPDASTAFYIPVGIGAKFNVATGINLDLSYRTNFINHHFFDGVNGSGHQDKFSGVRIGLEFALGNRSKPQLAVVNAPAQLAMDLYERNQDLKRKIDQSNEENKQAIEGLRGQLEDAKKDSDGDGVADIFDKCPNTESGVRVDGAGCPLPQPKQIIKQEKVVVTQQDRKIVDEAIKDLEFDLGKATIRAASFPSLDRVAELLVNKHFSLKLAGHTDNTGSNTLNMRLSKERAESVKAYLVSKGANASRIEAVGYGSSQPIATNDTPEGRQQNRRVEFTLY from the coding sequence ATGCAAATAAAAAAAACTTTACTATTAGGAATGGGGGCTCTAATGGCACTGGGCGGCCAGGCCCAACAAACTGCAGATTATTCTATACCCAGGGTGACTCCCTTTTCCGGGGTCAATGATTACAGAACCTGGTCGATTGGTGTCTGGGGCGGACTATCCGCGCCCGCCACTCCATTTGGAAATAATGATTTTAAACGCATGGGCTTTGATCAACTGGGCGCTATATATGGTATCAGCCTTAAAAAGCAGATTTATCATGGATTCGGGCTACAGGCGGATGTCATGCGTGGCCAGGTAAAAGGGCATAATAAAGCTGGCCAGGATAATTGGTTGGCGCTTCACGACGGCGATCCCCTTACGTTTACCTTTGTGCGGAATTTTAAAACCAGTATCGACCTGGCAGCTTCGGTAAGTGGTGTATTTACTTTAGGGACGATTAATTGGTTAAATCGTCAGGCGACCGTTTTACCATACATCAGTGCCGGTGGAGGCTATATGCGTTTTCATACACAGGTAGGGAATACTGACGATGAGAGCGTCGGTTATATTAATGCGCGTGGCGATTTTGACGAGAGCAAACCGGATGCTTCCACGGCATTTTATATTCCGGTAGGTATCGGCGCTAAGTTTAATGTAGCCACCGGTATTAATCTGGACCTGAGCTATCGTACCAATTTTATTAACCATCATTTCTTTGATGGCGTTAACGGCAGTGGTCATCAGGACAAGTTTTCCGGCGTGAGAATAGGTCTAGAGTTTGCCCTGGGTAACCGCAGTAAACCGCAGCTCGCGGTGGTTAATGCGCCGGCACAGCTGGCTATGGACCTCTATGAGCGGAACCAGGACCTGAAACGCAAGATAGATCAATCTAATGAAGAGAATAAACAGGCTATTGAAGGGTTGCGGGGGCAATTAGAGGATGCAAAAAAAGACAGTGACGGCGATGGGGTAGCAGATATTTTTGACAAATGTCCCAATACAGAAAGCGGTGTGCGTGTAGATGGTGCCGGTTGTCCGCTGCCGCAACCAAAGCAAATTATTAAACAAGAAAAAGTAGTGGTTACACAACAAGACCGGAAAATTGTAGATGAAGCTATCAAGGATCTGGAATTTGATCTAGGTAAGGCCACGATTCGCGCGGCGTCTTTTCCAAGCCTGGACCGCGTTGCTGAACTACTGGTCAATAAACACTTTAGCCTCAAACTGGCCGGACATACGGATAATACAGGAAGTAATACTCTAAATATGCGTCTTTCTAAGGAAAGAGCAGAATCTGTAAAAGCTTATCTGGTATCTAAAGGAGCGAATGCGTCCAGAATCGAGGCTGTCGGTTATGGCTCCAGTCAGCCTATTGCCACCAACGATACTCCAGAAGGGAGGCAACAAAACAGAAGAGTGGAATTTACGCTTTACTAA
- a CDS encoding Ldh family oxidoreductase — translation MHNSYSYQALFRFTLNVFKKMGCNDTHADTATSVLLSADMRGIDSHGIARLSGYVRLWEAGRVNPVPDIRIVHETPSSAVVDGDKGLGLVVAHEAMKIAIKKAEAVGTGWVSVKNSNHFGIAGVHAMMALEKDMIGMAMTNASALVAPTFSAERMLGTNPIAVAIPAGKEQPFVADLATTTVANGKLEVASRKNEAIPEGWAQDKQGRPSEDPGCIKEGGALLPLGGDRMHGSHKGYALSSVVDIFSAVLSGASYGPWAPPFPAYIPMPENMPGEGLGHFLGAMRVDAFRSKESFFDNMDKWIDRFKNAKPAAGHDRVLIPGMPEMEKEAYHKMHGIPLLKPVVEDLNALAGKLGISCLP, via the coding sequence ATGCACAATTCCTATAGTTATCAGGCCTTATTTAGATTTACGCTAAACGTCTTTAAAAAAATGGGCTGTAATGATACCCATGCCGATACGGCTACCAGCGTATTGTTAAGTGCAGATATGCGTGGTATTGATAGCCATGGAATCGCGCGTCTGTCTGGATATGTCCGGCTTTGGGAGGCAGGGCGCGTAAATCCTGTTCCCGATATTCGGATTGTTCATGAAACCCCTTCCTCAGCTGTTGTAGATGGTGATAAAGGGCTGGGGTTGGTCGTGGCACATGAGGCCATGAAAATAGCAATAAAAAAGGCCGAGGCTGTGGGCACAGGCTGGGTCAGCGTCAAGAACAGCAACCATTTTGGAATTGCGGGTGTGCATGCGATGATGGCTCTGGAGAAGGATATGATCGGCATGGCTATGACTAATGCCAGTGCTTTGGTTGCTCCGACTTTTTCCGCAGAACGAATGTTGGGTACAAACCCGATTGCCGTAGCGATACCCGCAGGCAAGGAACAACCCTTTGTCGCAGATCTTGCCACGACTACTGTAGCCAATGGTAAACTGGAAGTTGCGTCACGAAAAAATGAAGCTATACCTGAAGGGTGGGCGCAGGACAAGCAGGGGCGTCCAAGTGAAGATCCGGGTTGTATTAAAGAAGGTGGTGCTCTTTTGCCTTTGGGAGGAGATCGAATGCACGGCAGTCACAAAGGCTATGCATTAAGTAGTGTTGTAGATATCTTCTCAGCTGTATTGAGCGGTGCTTCTTATGGCCCCTGGGCCCCCCCATTTCCGGCCTATATACCAATGCCCGAAAATATGCCTGGTGAAGGGTTGGGGCATTTTTTGGGTGCTATGCGGGTTGATGCATTCCGGTCTAAAGAAAGCTTTTTTGACAACATGGATAAATGGATTGACCGGTTTAAAAATGCTAAGCCCGCGGCAGGCCATGACCGGGTACTGATTCCGGGAATGCCCGAAATGGAAAAAGAGGCCTATCACAAAATGCATGGGATACCACTACTGAAACCTGTAGTGGAAGATCTGAACGCTTTGGCCGGGAAATTGGGAATATCTTGCTTACCTTAA
- a CDS encoding DUF1543 domain-containing protein encodes MEQPNLYMCLIGCKPEGRHIEQHDIFFGIAASAPELIRQMEQFWPDGGRLHLDAWRKVTRVDGFKVEVVERPDIVSDNQDNMSNAGSAPSSNHLYFINLGGYHPDSFEEWHHKLITVQSGKAGAIEAAKASVFYKNAAGSHVDDQYGVDIDDLYNVEDILSADLKKKYFLHFRLAGEGEEDHWQIGYTKLTKLSQLFV; translated from the coding sequence ATGGAACAACCTAACTTGTACATGTGCCTGATCGGCTGCAAACCCGAAGGCCGACACATAGAACAACATGATATTTTTTTTGGCATAGCAGCCAGCGCCCCGGAATTGATCCGGCAGATGGAACAGTTCTGGCCGGATGGTGGAAGATTGCACCTGGATGCCTGGCGTAAGGTGACACGTGTAGACGGTTTTAAGGTGGAAGTCGTGGAAAGGCCAGATATCGTATCAGATAACCAGGATAACATGAGTAACGCCGGTTCTGCCCCCAGCTCCAATCACCTCTATTTTATTAATCTGGGTGGGTATCACCCAGACAGCTTCGAAGAGTGGCACCACAAACTGATCACTGTACAGTCGGGTAAAGCAGGAGCCATTGAGGCGGCCAAAGCTTCTGTTTTTTATAAAAATGCTGCTGGTTCTCATGTTGATGATCAATATGGGGTGGATATTGATGACCTGTATAATGTGGAGGATATTTTATCAGCAGACTTAAAGAAAAAGTACTTCCTGCACTTTAGGTTGGCCGGTGAAGGCGAAGAGGACCACTGGCAGATCGGATATACTAAGTTGACAAAACTTAGTCAGTTATTTGTATAA
- a CDS encoding uracil-DNA glycosylase family protein, giving the protein MQIETHPHAPFIPDTLKVLIMGSFPGRSTTLSDDPGNQWFYSARRNQFWKILEKVFEKPLPDQETKSAVLSLHGIGIADILLQITRLKDSNADQDLEIVTYNDKAIGDILKRYPNVCVCFTSRFVEKHFKSLFPAHQHSILLPSPSPRYARLNLDQKAALYKQILFFGVEK; this is encoded by the coding sequence ATGCAGATCGAGACCCACCCCCATGCTCCATTTATACCTGATACACTAAAAGTTCTCATTATGGGTAGTTTTCCCGGACGAAGTACGACCCTATCGGACGACCCTGGCAACCAGTGGTTTTACAGCGCCAGACGCAATCAATTTTGGAAAATTCTAGAAAAAGTATTTGAAAAGCCCTTGCCGGATCAGGAGACCAAATCCGCTGTCCTGTCCCTTCACGGCATCGGTATAGCAGACATTTTACTACAGATAACCAGGCTCAAGGACTCCAATGCAGATCAGGACCTGGAGATTGTCACATACAATGATAAGGCCATTGGCGATATATTAAAGCGTTACCCTAACGTATGTGTCTGTTTTACCAGTCGTTTCGTTGAAAAGCATTTTAAGTCACTATTTCCGGCGCACCAGCATAGTATATTGTTACCTTCCCCGTCACCCCGGTATGCCAGGCTCAATCTGGATCAAAAGGCCGCCTTATACAAGCAAATTCTGTTCTTCGGGGTTGAAAAATAG